The Candidatus Rokuibacteriota bacterium genomic sequence GTCCCTGGCGATCTGCCTGGGCCCAGACGGTCTCGACGCCGCGCGGGAGAGCCTGCACCAGGGTGTCGAGGGAAGCCCGGATCCTGGTCTCCTCCCCCTCCCGCCACGCGGCGAGGGCGGCGCGGTAGGCTCGGCGAGCGCAGGGGGTCAGGGAGGTGAAAGCCGGTGCCGGGACGTCGATCACCGCCAGGACACTGACGACGGCTCCGGGGGACAGCGGGAGCATACCGGGGAGCTCACGGGCCCAGTTCGGGGGCTCATAGCCGTGGACGGCGACCAGGATCCGCATGGCAGGCCCTCCTTTGGTTCATCCCTCGCCGTGGCGCGGCTGAGGAGTCGCCGGGCTGCCGACCGCGGCCTTCGAGCCGGAAGAGAAGAGGCTGAAGAGCCCGCTTCGACTTTCGCGGTTCACGGACAGGAGCCCGACGGTTAACAGGAGATAGCCGATCGCATACAGGAATCTCACTTCGGGCGACGTGAAGAAGAGCTGGGTGACGAAGAGGACGAAGAGGATCGCCGCCTCCCTCAGCGAAAAGCTGAAGCTCGCGAGGATGGCCACGGCGAAGGCGGACTGGGCCGCCGTCAGGAAGATCTCTTCGACCTGGCGAGCGTCGAGCGCCATGGTCCCCACCTCTCCGAGGGAGACGCTGTAGGCAATCGGGAGCCCGCCTACGAGCAAGGTCCACTGGTTGACCTTGGAGGACAGGAGGATCCCGATCGCGGCCGTGGCCTGCCCGCGGAGCGCGAAGAGAATCGCGACGATGAACTCGGGCGATTCGGAGGCGAGCGGCGCCAGCCACTGGATCAGGAGGAACTCCTCGATCCCGAAGCGCTTGCCGCTGGCGATGAGGGACTCGGCGAACGGCTCGGCGGCGAGGAAGATCGTCAGCCCGGCGAACAGAAACATGGCGACGGTGGCCGCCCGGCGGGGGAAGGGCGAGAGGCGGGCGAGCATCACTGCAGGACCGTTGAGCTCCGGCTCGTGAACGGGCTGCCGGATCGCGGCCCGGACGTAGAAGACGAAGATCGTCAGCAGAACGATCGAGTCCACGACGGAGAGGCTGCCCTTGAGCGGGATCACGAAGGAGTACGCCGTGGCGAGCGAGAGGTAGAAGAGCTCGCTCGAGTGGGCGGCTTCGAGCCTGACCTCCCGATGCCGGAACTTGAGCCACGCCGTGAAGACGACCGCCGCCCAGCCCAGGCCGATCAGCAGACGGTTCGCCCCGGTCATGTTCGCCGTGGCGTACGCGATGTAGTGCGGCTCCTTGGCGGCCATCCAGGCGAGGTAGAGATCCACTGCGTACTCGGGCATGACGGCGATGAGGGCGAGGGCGGCGAGGGCGAGGCTCCGGGGAACATCGATCTGCGCCAGCTCCGCTGCCCAGGAGAGGAGGAAAGCGGCGCCGAAGATGCTCAGCCCGGAGGCGAGAGCCTCCCACGACGGGGCGAGGTGGACTCCGCTCGCCCGGAGCAGAATCCACTGGAGCCCGAGCCCCACGGATCCGACGAGCCAGATGGTGTCCCTAGTCAAGCGCTTGATGCCTCCATGTCAGTGATGTCCCCCCGCGAGGAACACGTAGACCCATGCGGCCCATGCCGGGCTCGCGTCGCCTCCGCTGCCTCGGCCCGGCCTGCGGGGGTGCCGCAGGCCGGGCCCGCCGATCAACGCGACCGCCTAGGCGTTGCGGCGCGACGGACCACGGACGGTCGAGATCACTCGGAGACCTTGAGAGTCGTCGCGATCTTCTTGCCGTCCCGCTCCTCGTAGGCGCCCTCGACGGCCACCCCTTCCTTGAGGGTCTCGATCGGGAAGCCCTCAGCCACCCACACGTGGGTGCCGTCCTCGAGGACGAAGTGCCGCTCGCTATGGTTAACTGTCTGGATCTTCCCCGCGATCTGTCCGGCCCACCCGCTAGAAACCGAGAGCGCGAAGAGCAGGGCTGTTCCAACCAGGACGGCGACGAAGGTCTTGCGCATGGGGTACCCACCTTTCTTGTCCTGCGTTCACGTCGAGCATTCGCCAATCCGCCGGGTGTTCGTTGGTGCTCGTTTCCAACGCAGCCGAGCGAGAGGCCCCAGCAACTGCATGTGCCTCCAGACGTCCCGGCGGCTGAGCCCTTACAATGAGGTCGGCGGGCCGTGGGTCAAATTAGAAAAGTCAGAACGGATCGTTCCAAATAACCGTGGTACAGTCGCCGCTATGGAGTGGCTGAACTACCATCACCTCTTCTACTTCTGGACGGTGGCGCGGGAAGGCAGCATCGCGCGCGCGAGCACGACGCTGCGGCTCGCGCAGCCGACGATCAGCGCGCAGATCGCCACCCTCGAGCGCGCGCTGGGCGAGAAGCTCTTCACCCGCACCGGCCGCCGGCTCAAGCTCACCGAGACGGGCCAGATGACGCTCCGTTACGCCGATCAGATCTTCACGCTCGGCCGCGAGCTGCTCACGGTAATCCGCAGCCAGCCGTCCGTCCGACCGCTCACGCTCCACGTCGGAGTCGCGGAGACCATGCCCAAGCTTATCGTCTATCGCATGCTCGAGCCCGCCCTACGCCTCCCGGCGCCGGTCCGCGTCGTCTGCCGGGAAGACCGCCCCGAACGCTTGCTGGCGGATCTGGCCGTCCAGGATCTCGACGTCGTCCTCACGGATGTGCCCGCGGGGCCGGGCGTCAAGGTCCGCGTCTTTCACCACCCCCTCGGGGAGTGCGGCGTCTCGTTCTTCGCCGCGCCGCGGCTGGCCGCGGCCTACCGGCGGCGTTTCCCTCGGGCGCTTGACGGCGCCCCGTTCCTCCTGCCCCGCGACGGCTCCCCCCTGCGCGCGGCCCTCGAGCGCTGGTTTGCGGATTCGGGCGTGCGGCCGCGGATCGTCGGCGAGTTCGACGACAGCGCGCTCCTGAAGGTGTTCGGCCAGTCGGGCGTCGGCGTGTTCGCGGCCCCGAGCGCGATCGAGGCGCAGGTGCGCCGGCAATACGGCGTGCGCGCGATCGGTCGGGCCGAGGAGGTTCGCGAGCGCTTCTACGCCATCACGCTCGACCGGAAGGTCACGCATCCGGCCGTCGTCGCCATCTGCGAGGCGGCCCGCGACCGGCTCTTCGCCGAATAGACGGCACGCCTCCATGCGGACCACCAGGGCCCCATCGTGAGCAGCGACGGCCGCATCCGCCCCCCATTCCGGCGGACTCTGTCCCCGCCCACGCTCGAGCTGCGATCCGCCCTGGGACAGTGGCTGATGGATGAAGGCCGGCGCGCCCTGAGCCCCGCGCGCCGAAGGCCGCCGAGATCCGGCGATACTACCGGGTCGACGAGCCGCTCGCTTTCGTGGACGTGACCCTGGCCGACGACCGCAGCGACTTCCTGCCTCCGCTGGAGGTGGAGGTGCGGCGCGAGGGAGGGGACTACGTCGTCGAGGTCCACGGGGCCATCGCCATCGCCAACACCATCGCCTATCTCTCCGAGATGGCCGATCCGATCAGCATCTTCCTGAGCCTCACCCGGCAGAACCCATGCGGCAGGCCTTCCGGTTCCTGCTGCTCGGTGAGGGCGAGACCGGCCTCCTCGCCTGCGCCATCCTGCTGCGCTACTGGGGATGGACGGCCGAGGATGACGTGCCGGCCCGGATGCACCTGATGTGCGACTGAGCCCGCCCGTCCGAAGGGCGAAACCGATATGTTGTTAGCAAGTGAATTGACCGCTTGGGTGCCGACATCGATTTCGTTTTTTGAATGGTTCCGTTCAACTTTTTCGACTTTCGCTTAGCCTCCTTGGCGGTTATACAGGGAGCACGCTCCTGGGAAGCTAGCTGCCACGACTGGATCCCGGGCCCGAATGTCGTGAAGGGACGAGCGGACCTCAACGGAGGACGGGATGACTCTACTCGACGAGCTTCGAGAAACGGGCCGGATGGCGTGGACGGACCAGCTCCGGGGATGGCTGGCGTCTCCGGAGGACATCGTGGACGCGCTCACAAGTGAGGGCTTCGAGGAATGCAAGCGAGCGATGGCCTGGACCCGCAGCGGAGAAGCGATGAGAGGCATCTGGCAGGGTCAAAACCTGCGGACGGGCGCTGTGGCGTGCGCGATCTGGGTCAATCGCGACGATCCGCATCGGGCGCTTGTGTTCCTGCACATCGACGGAGAGCCCCTTGCCGCGTGAGGTGACTAGCCCCTGCCGAAACCTACCGCTTCAATAAGGAGTTAACGCATGGCGATCAGCAAGAAGGCTTCAATCCGAAAGACATCGCCGGAGCGAGAAGCCGCCGGCCAGCAGGCCGCAGTTCGCAGCGCCCAGCGCCAGAAGGCCGTGAGCGCTGCGGCGAGCGAGACGCAGAACATATGGCAGTTCGCCAAGACCCGCACAAGGGCTATCCAGGCTCACACGCAGGCACGAGGGCAGCGGCAGCAAGCCAAGCGCGATTCCCGCTGAGAACGAAGAAGCCCCGCGGCGGCCTGCCCGTGGCCGTGTCCCATACGGGAGCCATGAGCAGAACATCGCGTTCGACCGCGTGTAGGAGATGCTGGGTCCCGACCTCGCGGAGACTCGCTCCAGGATGCAAGGAGGACGGCCCATGCCGGTGAAGCCGACAGATCAGGAAGACGAGTACTTTGCCCGGCTCGAGTTCGAGCGACGAAAGAAGGCGCTCGACGAGCGGGAGACCCAGGGGGCCGAAGAAGAACGGCTTCGCATCCTGGCCGTGGCCGGCGGACGCTGCCCGAAGTGCGGCGCCGAGCTGATCCCCGTCCCCTACCGGGGCATCGAGCTGGACAAGTGCTCGCGCTGCCAGGGGGTGTGGCTGGACTTTGGCGAGCTCGATCAGGTGACGGCTGAGGACACAGGCTTCCTCGGGAGCGTCCGGAGGATCTTCAGTTGACTTCGAAACCGATGAAATGCCGAAGGGGGCGACGATGAACCGGATGAAGACCGTCATGTTGCTGGCAACGCTGACCGCCGTGCTGCTGTGGGCCGGCGACGCCCTCGGCGGACAGGCAGGGCTGCTCACGGCGCTCGTCTTCGCCGGGGTCATGAACTTCGGCGCCTACTGGTGGTCGGATCGGCTGATCCTGCGCATGTTCAATGCGCAGGAGGTGACGGAGCGAGAGGCGCCCGCGCTGCACCACCTCGTTCGCGACCTGGCGCGGCGCGGCGGGATTCCCATGCCGCGCGTCTACCTCATCCCCGAGGCGGCCCCGAACGCCTTCGCCACGGGGCGGAACCCGCAGCACGCGGCCGTCGCGGTGACGGAAGGGCTGATGCGGGTGCTCGAGCGCGAGGAGCTGGAGGGCGTCATCGCGCACGAGCTCGGGCACGTGAAGAACCGCGACACGCTGATCATGACGGTCGCCGCGACGATCGCCGGCGCGGTCAGCATGCTGGCTCACCTCGGCCACATGGCGTTCCTCTTCGGCGGTAGTCGGTCTTCCGGCGAGCGTGAAGAAGGCGGGAGCCATCCGCTTGCCGCCCTGCTCGGCATCATCGTGGCCCCGATCGCGGCGATGTTGATCCAGGCGGCCATCTCGCGGTCGCGGGAATTCCTCGCCGACGAGGCCGGGGCGCGGCTCTCCCGCAACCCGCGGGCCCTGGCGAGCGCGCTCAAGAAGATCGAGGTCCTGAGCCGCGCCCGACCGATGACCGTCGGCTCGCCGGCCACAGCGCACCTCTTCATCGTCAACCCGTTCTCCGGGGGCGGCGTGCTGCGCCTGTTCAGCACGCACCCTTCGACGGAGCAACGCGTGGCACGCCTCGAGCTCCTGGTCCGAGAGGGCCTGGCGTCATTGCGGTAGGGGTGGGCGGCACGTGCTCCGCGTGAGCGCCGGCATCGCGCTGATCGTCGTTGGCGTGATCGGCGTAGTCCTCCCGGTCATCCCCGGCATCCCGTTGCTCGCCGCGGGGCTCGCGCTCGTGGCGCCCGATCACCCCCTGATTCGGTGGGGTCGCGTCCGGTTGGCGCGGTGGTTCGGGGGCACGGGGGGACCACGATGAAGCGGCCCGTACGACACGCGAGGGCGACGCCTGGATCAACGATTCTCGGCCACTGAGGGCGCCGCGTTATGGGGGGTTCTTCGGGAATAAAGATATGCAGCGCGCGATGG encodes the following:
- a CDS encoding universal stress protein — encoded protein: MRILVAVHGYEPPNWARELPGMLPLSPGAVVSVLAVIDVPAPAFTSLTPCARRAYRAALAAWREGEETRIRASLDTLVQALPRGVETVWAQADRQGPARTIVERATACFADLLVVGRDTRPRLERLVLGSIHRVVVRDAPCGVLVWPRCEVEATRSGRNLLRLA
- a CDS encoding sodium:calcium antiporter — its product is MTRDTIWLVGSVGLGLQWILLRASGVHLAPSWEALASGLSIFGAAFLLSWAAELAQIDVPRSLALAALALIAVMPEYAVDLYLAWMAAKEPHYIAYATANMTGANRLLIGLGWAAVVFTAWLKFRHREVRLEAAHSSELFYLSLATAYSFVIPLKGSLSVVDSIVLLTIFVFYVRAAIRQPVHEPELNGPAVMLARLSPFPRRAATVAMFLFAGLTIFLAAEPFAESLIASGKRFGIEEFLLIQWLAPLASESPEFIVAILFALRGQATAAIGILLSSKVNQWTLLVGGLPIAYSVSLGEVGTMALDARQVEEIFLTAAQSAFAVAILASFSFSLREAAILFVLFVTQLFFTSPEVRFLYAIGYLLLTVGLLSVNRESRSGLFSLFSSGSKAAVGSPATPQPRHGEG
- a CDS encoding DUF1344 domain-containing protein is translated as MRKTFVAVLVGTALLFALSVSSGWAGQIAGKIQTVNHSERHFVLEDGTHVWVAEGFPIETLKEGVAVEGAYEERDGKKIATTLKVSE
- the nhaR gene encoding transcriptional activator NhaR; amino-acid sequence: MEWLNYHHLFYFWTVAREGSIARASTTLRLAQPTISAQIATLERALGEKLFTRTGRRLKLTETGQMTLRYADQIFTLGRELLTVIRSQPSVRPLTLHVGVAETMPKLIVYRMLEPALRLPAPVRVVCREDRPERLLADLAVQDLDVVLTDVPAGPGVKVRVFHHPLGECGVSFFAAPRLAAAYRRRFPRALDGAPFLLPRDGSPLRAALERWFADSGVRPRIVGEFDDSALLKVFGQSGVGVFAAPSAIEAQVRRQYGVRAIGRAEEVRERFYAITLDRKVTHPAVVAICEAARDRLFAE
- a CDS encoding zf-TFIIB domain-containing protein: MPVKPTDQEDEYFARLEFERRKKALDERETQGAEEERLRILAVAGGRCPKCGAELIPVPYRGIELDKCSRCQGVWLDFGELDQVTAEDTGFLGSVRRIFS
- the htpX gene encoding zinc metalloprotease HtpX; this translates as MNRMKTVMLLATLTAVLLWAGDALGGQAGLLTALVFAGVMNFGAYWWSDRLILRMFNAQEVTEREAPALHHLVRDLARRGGIPMPRVYLIPEAAPNAFATGRNPQHAAVAVTEGLMRVLEREELEGVIAHELGHVKNRDTLIMTVAATIAGAVSMLAHLGHMAFLFGGSRSSGEREEGGSHPLAALLGIIVAPIAAMLIQAAISRSREFLADEAGARLSRNPRALASALKKIEVLSRARPMTVGSPATAHLFIVNPFSGGGVLRLFSTHPSTEQRVARLELLVREGLASLR